From Primulina huaijiensis isolate GDHJ02 chromosome 15, ASM1229523v2, whole genome shotgun sequence, one genomic window encodes:
- the LOC140959926 gene encoding cytochrome P450 734A1-like, giving the protein MVIHPPIPIQENMKDCSHLFCLLLISCTIPVLVLKIVIHLWWTPRKIGNHFKKQGIKGPDYQLLLGNMKELASLNSIASSQSMPFSHNIVPRVLSFYHHWKKIYGSMFVVWFGPTPRLTVSDPALVREIFVLKSELFEKNESPPLLRKIEGDGLLSLRGEKWAHHRKIIQPAFHTKNLKLMIPMMAKSMEEALMGLSDKMSDLGKFEINVPNWFKNIVEHVITKVTFGSSFEDGRAIFELLAQQLCHANEAYQKFFVPGYRYLPTEKNRKCWGLEKEIRKSLLKLIDERRNATTQCEPDECPNDLLSMMIKACLKGSEELSHPRITPNDIVEECKTIFFAGLHTTSNLLTWATVLLAMHPQWQEQAREEVLRVCGSRDTPSKHDLPKLKMMGMILNESLRLYPPAVAIIRRAEVDTQLGNLHILRGTELLIPILAIHHDSTLWCHDVHEFNPARFIKGVAHAAKHPMAFMPFGLGARRCIGQNLAILQAKLAVAMILQRFSFELSPFYQHSPSVQMLLHPQHGAPIVFRKL; this is encoded by the exons ATGGTAATTCACCCTCCAATACCCATTCAAGAAAATATGAAAGATTGCTCCCATTTGTTCTGCTTGCTTTTGATCTCATGTACTATACCAGTTTTAGTGCTAAAAATCGTGATTCATCTATGGTGGACACCAAGAAAAATTGGGAATCATTTCAAGAAACAAGGGATCAAGGGCCCAGACTACCAACTTCTGTTAGGCAACATGAAGGAGCTTGCTAGCTTGAATTCAATTGCTTCATCTCAATCCATGCCCTTCTCCCACAACATAGTACCGAGAGTTCTCTCCTTCTATCATCATTGGAAGAAAATTTACG GTTCGATGTTCGTTGTGTGGTTTGGACCAACACCTCGTCTCACAGTGTCTGATCCAGCCCTTGTTAGGGAGATTTTTGTATTGAAATCAGAACTATTTGAGAAAAATGAATCCCCCCCACTTCTGAGGAAAATTGAAGGTGATGGTTTGTTGAGTCTCAGAGGAGAAAAATGGGCTCACCACAGAAAGATCATTCAACCTGCTTTCCACACTAAGAATCTTAAG TTGATGATACCAATGATGGCGAAAAGCATGGAGGAAGCACTGATGGGATTGTCAGATAAGATGTCAGATTTGggcaaatttgaaataaatgttCCCAATTGGTTCAAAAATATAGTGGAACATGTCATTACAAAAGTCACATTCGGGAGCAGCTTCGAGGACGGGAGAGCCATTTTTGAATTGCTAGCACAACAATTGTGCCATGCCAACGAAGCCTACCAGAAGTTTTTCGTTCCGGGTTATAG GTATTTGCCAACGGAGAAGAACAGGAAATGTTGGGGATTGGAAAAAGAAATCCGGAAGTCGTTACTGAAACTGATCGATGAAAGGAGAAACGCGACTACTCAGTGTGAGCCAGACGAATGTCCTAACGATTTATTGTCAATGATGATAAAAGCGTGTCTCAAAGGCAGCGAGGAGTTGTCGCATCCGCGGATAACGCCAAACGACATCGTTGAGGAGTGCAAGACCATTTTCTTCGCAGGCCTGCATACGACGTCGAATCTGCTGACGTGGGCCACTGTCCTGCTAGCCATGCATCCCCAGTGGCAGGAACAGGCACGTGAGGAGGTCTTGAGGGTGTGTGGCTCACGTGACACCCCCTCTAAACATGATCTCCCAAAGCTAAAAATG ATGGGAATGATCCTAAACGAATCATTGAGACTATATCCACCGGCGGTAGCCATAATAAGACGAGCCGAAGTGGATACACAACTAGGAAATCTGCACATCTTGCGAGGGACTGAGCTCCTTATCCCCATCCTAGCCATTCATCACGACTCGACTCTCTGGTGCCACGACGTGCACGAGTTCAACCCCGCTAGATTCATCAAAGGTGTCGCCCACGCGGCCAAGCATCCGATGGCATTCATGCCGTTCGGGTTGGGTGCACGACGTTGCATTGGCCAGAACCTAGCCATATTACAAGCGAAACTAGCTGTGGCCATGATACTACAACGCTTCTCGTTCGAGCTTTCGCCGTTTTATCAACATTCGCCTTCGGTTCAAATGCTTCTACACCCTCAACATGGTGCACCCATTGTGTTTCGGAAATTgtaa